From a region of the Apibacter sp. B3706 genome:
- a CDS encoding RNA polymerase sigma factor, with the protein MKNRLELKTYKDKELLDKYRETQDIEYFGVLYSRYIPLQYGLCLKYLKDEHKAQDAVMQLFENLLPKILNYKIDYFGSWLYTVSKNYCLQQLRREGIEINIDHAMENVQSEDVWDLLDENNDDKKYQMLEDCISRLPQPQKTSIEMFFFKDKSYRDICDATQYSLKSVKSYIQNGKRNLKLCLEKNLK; encoded by the coding sequence TTGAAAAATCGTTTAGAACTTAAGACATACAAAGACAAAGAGCTTTTAGATAAATATAGGGAAACTCAAGATATCGAATATTTTGGTGTATTATATAGCAGGTATATTCCTTTACAATATGGACTTTGCCTTAAATATTTAAAAGATGAACATAAAGCCCAAGATGCAGTAATGCAACTGTTTGAAAATTTACTTCCTAAAATTTTAAATTATAAAATAGATTATTTCGGATCATGGTTATATACAGTTTCCAAAAATTATTGTTTACAACAATTAAGAAGAGAAGGTATAGAAATAAATATAGATCATGCTATGGAAAATGTGCAATCTGAGGATGTTTGGGACTTATTGGATGAAAATAATGATGATAAAAAATATCAAATGTTAGAAGATTGTATATCCAGGCTACCTCAACCTCAAAAGACATCCATTGAAATGTTTTTTTTCAAAGATAAATCGTATAGGGATATTTGTGATGCTACTCAATACAGCTTGAAAAGTGTTAAAAGTTATATACAGAACGGTAAAAGAAATTTAAAGCTTTGTTTAGAAAAAAATCTTAAATGA
- a CDS encoding DUF3164 family protein, producing MSIPDLSTVTEKELLEALKKKKKEKESDRIAYKELVEETIPEVIHHLIKTSQELRSSKKFTFSALKKLIQLKYSIYGVKEEQQSHTFTTANGESVTIGYHVTDNWDDTVNSGIAKINEYIRFLAKKEADAHTITIINQLLKKDAKGNLKSSRVLELISLADKLDHETFTDGVRIIQQAYKPTRSSFFIKAHYLDKLGHKVTIDLSIASVDFPKDFDLTFLLPEKHKQDENT from the coding sequence ATGTCCATACCAGATCTAAGCACAGTAACCGAAAAAGAGCTTTTAGAAGCTTTAAAAAAGAAAAAAAAAGAAAAAGAATCGGACCGGATAGCTTATAAAGAGTTAGTTGAAGAAACTATACCGGAAGTCATCCACCATCTTATTAAAACTTCCCAAGAACTTCGCTCTTCCAAAAAATTTACCTTTTCTGCCTTAAAAAAACTTATTCAATTAAAATATTCCATATACGGAGTAAAAGAAGAACAACAATCCCATACTTTTACTACCGCAAACGGCGAATCTGTAACCATCGGCTATCACGTTACCGATAATTGGGATGACACGGTAAACTCAGGAATAGCTAAAATAAATGAATACATAAGGTTCCTTGCCAAGAAAGAGGCCGACGCCCATACTATAACCATCATTAATCAACTATTAAAAAAAGATGCCAAAGGAAATTTAAAAAGTTCCCGTGTGCTTGAATTAATTTCATTAGCCGATAAGTTGGATCACGAAACTTTCACCGATGGAGTTCGTATCATACAACAAGCCTATAAGCCTACCCGTTCCAGCTTTTTCATAAAAGCTCATTACCTCGATAAATTAGGTCATAAAGTAACCATAGATCTCTCCATCGCCTCCGTGGATTTTCCTAAAGATTTTGACTTAACATTTTTACTTCCTGAAAAACATAAACAAGATGAAAACACCTAA
- a CDS encoding AAA family ATPase produces MDNEEKIQTVQKIQDYVKQLGSETEAANNLKLSTDQLTQILKGEKPVIKDNVWKSINAQLKIYEKSWQVVETTNFKNLRTLFQDAVDDSQVFAVINFAGSGKTETAKAFVENTPNTYLLQCNEYWNRKYFLAELLNVLGRDSGGLTVAEMMSEAVRILKKNKKPGIILDEADKLSDQVLYFFISLYNQLEDHCAIILMATDHLEKRIKRGLKLNKKGYKEIFSRIGRRFIEFGGITASDVASICIANGIENKCRIKEIWQDSEGDLRRVKRKIYALKKINKEIK; encoded by the coding sequence ATGGATAATGAAGAAAAAATACAAACGGTTCAAAAAATTCAAGACTATGTTAAACAACTGGGAAGTGAAACAGAAGCCGCCAATAACTTGAAACTAAGTACGGATCAACTCACTCAGATTCTCAAAGGAGAAAAGCCGGTTATCAAAGACAACGTATGGAAATCTATCAATGCACAACTAAAAATTTACGAAAAAAGTTGGCAAGTAGTAGAAACAACGAATTTTAAAAATCTTCGTACCCTGTTTCAAGATGCAGTTGACGACTCACAAGTATTTGCCGTAATAAACTTTGCCGGTAGCGGTAAAACCGAGACAGCAAAGGCATTTGTTGAAAATACACCCAATACCTATCTCTTACAATGCAATGAATATTGGAATCGGAAATACTTTTTAGCTGAATTATTAAACGTCTTGGGAAGAGATTCCGGTGGACTGACCGTTGCCGAGATGATGTCTGAAGCAGTACGGATTTTAAAAAAAAATAAAAAGCCCGGTATAATCCTGGATGAAGCAGATAAATTAAGCGATCAAGTCCTTTACTTTTTCATATCCCTCTACAATCAATTAGAAGATCATTGCGCCATTATCTTAATGGCAACCGATCATCTGGAAAAAAGAATCAAAAGAGGTTTAAAATTAAACAAAAAAGGATATAAAGAAATTTTCAGCCGAATTGGCAGGAGATTTATAGAATTTGGAGGAATCACGGCATCAGATGTCGCTTCCATTTGCATAGCAAACGGAATAGAAAATAAATGCCGTATTAAAGAAATATGGCAAGATAGTGAAGGAGATTTGCGCAGAGTGAAAAGAAAAATATATGCCTTAAAAAAAATAAACAAAGAAATTAAATGA
- a CDS encoding transposase family protein → MEVYEFYNNKWGVLSNWLFGKSGLLKQSTYKQLTQRNHLILLRKGGNGRKALVEFDSMRSDIKKSVLELAGDPYTIGKKYTFLECIEKDEKAEKFFNEYLLENGQSLPENRKKEYTCNASLLNTISKIINHTLMRRRVLGGNQKKMWENIAEIVKNLDKNKWPHSLPENYRRLRERLKVYQTHGYQILIHKNYCHTHSQKLTENSKLWLLAKWSNQVQRTVCISQLHQEYNLYALSEGLKTVEEKTIYNFIYDEEIMPLWYGHKFGELKYKEKYNYQQKTKLPTLRDSLWYSDGTKLNFFYLTEEGKMETISVYEVMDAYSEVLLGYHISKEENYQAQYSAYRMAIQFSGHKPYQIGFDNQGGHKKLETENFLNKIAHLSIKTEPYNGKSKTIENAFYRLQNQHLARYWFFTGQNIQAKKEISKANMEFILANKSNLPSLTEIKEIYKKIREEWNLSPHPFSGKSRLQTYLDSENEKAPKIELWDMVNFFWVERKQPVKWSSFGFSFKEKKVTYDYFVYREDGMPDLDFHEKAVNQSFFVKYDPEDMSMIYLYQKDPQGQLRFVREAVLKTEIHRGKQEQEQFEAEWIKKVKKENKNKRIQRRNEMDEILKSFNMDAESYGLVKPNLKGLENSKIGRKSKKVMHEDVGSWQKKESLQTIEDIRELY, encoded by the coding sequence ATGGAAGTTTATGAATTCTATAATAATAAATGGGGTGTTTTATCCAATTGGTTATTTGGAAAATCCGGTTTACTCAAACAAAGTACCTATAAACAATTAACACAAAGAAACCATTTAATTCTCTTACGAAAAGGAGGAAATGGAAGAAAGGCGTTAGTTGAATTTGACAGTATGAGATCCGACATTAAAAAATCGGTATTAGAGTTAGCCGGAGATCCTTATACTATAGGAAAAAAATACACTTTCTTAGAATGCATAGAAAAAGACGAAAAAGCGGAAAAATTTTTCAATGAATACCTATTGGAAAATGGTCAATCCTTGCCTGAAAACAGAAAAAAAGAATATACCTGCAATGCATCCCTGCTAAATACTATTTCAAAAATTATAAATCATACCCTGATGCGCCGTCGTGTCTTGGGAGGCAATCAAAAAAAAATGTGGGAAAATATTGCAGAAATTGTAAAAAATCTCGATAAAAACAAATGGCCGCATTCTTTACCGGAAAATTACCGCCGTTTACGAGAACGATTAAAAGTATATCAAACTCATGGATATCAAATTTTAATACATAAAAACTATTGCCATACCCACAGTCAAAAACTAACAGAAAATTCCAAACTCTGGCTGTTAGCCAAATGGAGTAATCAAGTCCAAAGAACAGTCTGCATATCACAATTACATCAAGAATATAACCTTTATGCCCTGAGCGAAGGATTAAAAACAGTTGAAGAAAAAACCATATACAATTTTATATATGACGAAGAAATAATGCCTTTGTGGTACGGACACAAATTTGGAGAACTTAAATACAAAGAAAAATATAATTACCAACAAAAAACTAAATTACCAACACTACGAGATTCACTCTGGTATAGCGACGGAACCAAATTAAACTTCTTTTACCTAACTGAGGAGGGCAAAATGGAAACCATTTCTGTTTATGAAGTTATGGATGCATACAGCGAGGTTTTGCTTGGATATCATATCAGTAAAGAAGAAAACTATCAAGCCCAATATTCAGCATATCGGATGGCCATACAATTTTCAGGACATAAACCCTATCAAATAGGTTTTGATAACCAAGGAGGACATAAAAAACTTGAAACGGAGAATTTTTTAAATAAAATAGCCCATTTGTCCATAAAAACCGAGCCATACAACGGAAAATCCAAAACCATTGAAAATGCATTTTATCGTCTGCAAAATCAACATCTTGCTCGTTATTGGTTCTTTACAGGACAAAATATCCAAGCTAAAAAAGAAATTTCTAAAGCTAATATGGAATTCATCTTAGCTAATAAAAGCAATCTCCCCTCCCTTACCGAAATAAAAGAGATTTATAAAAAAATACGAGAAGAATGGAATCTTTCTCCCCATCCGTTCAGCGGTAAATCCCGACTTCAAACGTATTTAGACAGCGAAAATGAAAAAGCGCCTAAGATTGAATTATGGGACATGGTCAATTTCTTTTGGGTTGAAAGAAAACAGCCTGTAAAATGGTCTTCCTTCGGATTTTCTTTTAAGGAAAAAAAAGTAACCTACGACTATTTTGTTTATCGAGAAGATGGTATGCCCGATTTAGATTTTCACGAAAAAGCCGTGAATCAATCATTTTTTGTCAAATATGATCCGGAAGATATGAGCATGATTTATTTATATCAGAAAGATCCACAAGGACAATTACGATTTGTAAGAGAAGCCGTTTTAAAAACCGAAATACACCGAGGAAAACAAGAACAAGAACAATTCGAAGCAGAATGGATTAAAAAGGTCAAAAAAGAAAATAAGAATAAGCGTATCCAACGAAGAAATGAAATGGATGAGATCCTTAAAAGTTTTAACATGGATGCGGAATCCTATGGATTGGTTAAACCCAATCTGAAAGGGTTGGAAAATTCCAAAATTGGAAGAAAAAGCAAAAAAGTGATGCATGAAGATGTTGGAAGTTGGCAGAAAAAAGAAAGTTTACAAACCATAGAAGATATCAGAGAACTTTATTAA
- a CDS encoding DUF6263 family protein, with amino-acid sequence MKKLSVVSYLFISILLGGGLVSCKNEEKSKQLPDTSISKKDETNRSGISLNTESTLPSNDTNKQEKNSPEIITGIYQDADSLYHLRYILEKGKTYSFNSREINKQTVTFRDKSQSVSQESIDPISFTVLDIKNDIYTLQVSMGGKKVITKADGKVVVFDTNGKKPENPDQAKLWKIYRAISNVTFTLTMDIYGNASNIKGMDAIYEKAKSTLKSELKGKELEDFINAFKLGLNPETFKAQFEGSIMKFPSKGLKIGEKWNSHPELKDQGYNQLVKVGDSLTEVRIQGTLPSKTDSKVVEGITYKLSVKGTQSGKIIINNKSGWISNANFTMTITETKSASKGDETEKVVQKSVNNTYIN; translated from the coding sequence ATGAAAAAATTGTCAGTAGTATCTTATTTGTTTATATCTATTTTATTGGGTGGTGGTCTTGTATCATGCAAAAATGAAGAAAAATCCAAACAATTACCAGATACTTCCATTTCAAAAAAAGATGAAACAAACCGTTCAGGAATATCTTTGAACACGGAATCAACTTTACCGAGTAATGATACTAATAAACAAGAAAAAAATAGTCCTGAAATTATAACCGGTATCTATCAAGATGCGGATAGCCTTTATCACCTTAGATATATTCTTGAAAAAGGTAAAACCTATTCTTTTAATTCAAGAGAAATTAATAAGCAAACAGTAACTTTTAGAGATAAAAGTCAATCTGTTTCGCAAGAATCCATAGATCCAATAAGCTTTACGGTATTAGATATCAAAAATGATATATATACCTTACAAGTATCCATGGGGGGCAAAAAAGTTATTACTAAAGCGGATGGTAAAGTAGTGGTATTTGATACTAACGGTAAAAAACCGGAAAATCCCGATCAAGCAAAATTGTGGAAAATATATAGAGCAATCAGCAATGTTACTTTTACATTAACGATGGATATTTACGGAAATGCTTCAAACATAAAGGGTATGGATGCCATTTATGAAAAAGCAAAATCAACCTTAAAATCCGAATTGAAAGGAAAAGAACTGGAAGATTTTATTAATGCTTTTAAATTGGGTCTGAATCCTGAAACTTTTAAAGCACAATTTGAAGGTTCCATTATGAAATTTCCATCTAAAGGATTAAAAATTGGAGAGAAATGGAATTCTCATCCGGAATTGAAAGACCAAGGGTATAATCAGTTAGTAAAAGTGGGTGACAGTTTAACTGAAGTTCGTATTCAGGGAACTTTACCTTCTAAAACAGATTCTAAAGTGGTAGAAGGGATAACTTATAAATTGTCTGTAAAGGGAACTCAAAGTGGAAAAATTATCATAAATAATAAATCCGGTTGGATTTCCAATGCCAATTTTACTATGACTATTACGGAAACCAAATCAGCCAGTAAAGGTGATGAAACTGAAAAGGTGGTGCAGAAATCTGTAAATAACACGTATATTAATTGA
- a CDS encoding glycosyltransferase family 4 protein, which translates to MCKKVLIISYYWPPAGGPGVQRWLKFTKYLPEFGIEPHVYIPENPSYPILDPSLVDEINPKIKIIKKPIWEPYRLAEKLTKKNKDFKAGQFETSIKQGILSRVSVFIRGNFFIPDARMFWIKPSTKFLEKYMNEYDIDTLVTTGPPHSMHLIGLGLKQIKKDKIKWIADFRDPWTQISYYSQLKLTKRSDQKHKEMEKEVFQNADLILSTSYTDKENFKKLGAKNVECITNGFDSEVNRADEPTSVFTISYVGMLETLRNPTNLWKVLAELILDNPTFASQFCLKLVGKISDSIIEELNNSALKNNWVNIGYLPHVESIKEMNNSNLLLLTNFNNIKSKGIIPGKLFEYLATGKTILSIGPQNADVEKILIETESGKHFTYNDHDHLKQFILTEFKSWKSNTAHVPSAKISNFHRKFLTEKLIKYL; encoded by the coding sequence ATGTGTAAAAAGGTTTTGATCATTTCCTATTATTGGCCTCCGGCCGGAGGCCCAGGGGTACAAAGATGGTTAAAATTTACAAAATATCTACCGGAATTCGGTATTGAACCTCATGTTTATATTCCCGAAAATCCCTCCTATCCTATTTTAGATCCAAGCTTGGTTGATGAAATAAATCCAAAAATAAAAATTATCAAAAAACCTATATGGGAACCGTACCGTTTAGCTGAGAAACTCACCAAGAAAAATAAAGATTTTAAAGCCGGTCAATTTGAAACCTCTATAAAACAAGGCATTTTATCCAGGGTTTCCGTATTCATAAGAGGAAATTTTTTTATTCCCGATGCTCGTATGTTTTGGATTAAACCATCGACTAAGTTTCTTGAAAAATATATGAATGAGTACGATATAGATACTTTAGTAACAACCGGACCTCCTCATAGTATGCATTTAATAGGATTAGGATTAAAGCAAATAAAAAAAGACAAAATCAAATGGATCGCCGATTTTAGAGATCCTTGGACTCAAATTTCCTATTACTCTCAACTAAAACTAACTAAAAGATCAGATCAAAAACATAAGGAAATGGAAAAAGAAGTTTTTCAAAATGCCGATCTGATTCTTTCGACCAGTTATACAGATAAAGAAAATTTTAAAAAATTAGGAGCTAAAAATGTTGAATGTATTACTAATGGTTTTGATTCAGAAGTAAATAGAGCAGATGAACCAACTTCTGTATTCACCATTTCATATGTAGGGATGCTCGAGACGCTACGAAATCCCACTAATTTATGGAAAGTATTAGCGGAATTAATTTTAGATAATCCAACATTTGCTTCTCAATTCTGTTTAAAATTAGTGGGAAAAATTTCTGATTCTATTATAGAAGAGTTAAATAATTCGGCTTTAAAAAATAATTGGGTCAATATAGGCTATTTACCTCATGTTGAATCGATTAAAGAAATGAATAATTCTAATTTATTGCTATTAACCAATTTTAATAATATAAAATCCAAAGGTATCATTCCGGGTAAATTATTTGAATATTTAGCAACAGGTAAAACCATTTTATCTATAGGACCACAAAATGCTGATGTTGAGAAAATTTTAATTGAAACTGAATCCGGTAAACATTTTACTTATAACGATCACGATCATCTAAAACAATTCATTTTAACCGAATTTAAAAGTTGGAAAAGCAATACTGCACATGTTCCCTCAGCAAAAATTTCCAATTTTCACAGAAAATTTCTGACTGAAAAATTAATTAAATATTTATAG
- a CDS encoding N-acetylmuramoyl-L-alanine amidase has translation MNLKKSIRTIKYLVIHCAATPEGRNDKAKDIDRWHKERGWAGIGYNYVIDLDGTVEPGRDVDRIPAQVAGHNKNAIGICYIGGADKNLKAKDTRNPAQKKSLIELLKELRKLYPTAQILGHRDFASANTTCPSFDAIEEYKNI, from the coding sequence ATGAACCTTAAAAAATCTATACGAACCATAAAATATTTGGTTATACACTGTGCCGCGACTCCCGAAGGAAGGAACGATAAGGCCAAAGACATAGATCGTTGGCATAAAGAAAGAGGATGGGCCGGAATCGGATACAATTACGTCATAGATTTAGATGGTACTGTTGAACCGGGAAGGGATGTAGACAGGATACCTGCCCAAGTTGCCGGACATAACAAAAATGCCATAGGTATTTGCTATATAGGAGGAGCTGACAAAAACTTGAAAGCTAAAGACACACGAAATCCGGCCCAAAAAAAAAGTCTGATTGAATTACTTAAAGAATTAAGAAAATTATATCCAACTGCTCAAATACTGGGACATAGAGATTTTGCATCTGCCAATACCACTTGTCCAAGTTTTGATGCCATAGAAGAATATAAAAATATTTAA
- a CDS encoding YfhO family protein: MKKNSYFLPVVGCLLFFVILSFMYFSPLLSGKYISQPDIIHYKGGAHELEEYRSIHGEDTYWSNSMFGGMPTYQMGANYPSDIIKSIDRLLRTFPTPASYLFLLLSGFYLLGMVWLKNWKYALLGSIMFSFSTYFFIIIGAGHNAKIHTIAYFAPFIAGVYLLYQKKYVTGFILTTLFLSLQIAANHPQMTYYLFLALGIFGLIELIHSFKTKTLKSFGISSGFFLLAILLALGMNSTRLLSTYEYSKETTRGKSELTISKNNVSSNQGLDTDYITHWSYGILETANLFVPNFMGGGNNEKGFKTSNLESSLRENIRSQEEYTHFQRAFNGSYWGEQPGTVGPAYQGSVVIFLAFLALFYYKGRYKWWLVAATVLSFFLAWGKNFGIFTDFMIQYFPLYNKFRAVSSALVIAEFTIPLLALLGTYSYFMDESLTQVYKTKILYISCVFILVILLLLYVLGLQIFSFHTSLEGNAIKSEILEAIRKDRFALFQSDILRTFFFVLVCSVLLWAAQIKSFKSSYAVLAIAALSLVDLWGVDKRYLNDDNFVDKQFYKNPFPTQVTESQLEKAQTDPTLARIVNAAPINQALDIIKQNDHAHYRVFNLLLSPFNETNTSYFHQSIGGYHGAKLRRYQDLIDFYLSDSLNLPILDMLNTKYIITADSIIRPIPNPNNNGNAWFVNEIVFANNADEELLGLGKIDNKRKAVINSKYKKDLTIKSSSDSLSSIELKEYLPNNLTYVSNSKEEKIGVFSEIYYPHGWKASIDGKEVPIYRADYTLRALKIPAGKHTINFSFNPPVIQKGKYITLGTCLLFVIISTILLIYDYKKRSKSAEISKAL, translated from the coding sequence ATGAAAAAAAATAGTTATTTTTTGCCGGTTGTAGGATGTTTGCTTTTTTTTGTCATCCTCTCCTTTATGTATTTTAGTCCATTATTATCAGGTAAATATATTTCTCAACCTGATATCATCCATTATAAAGGCGGCGCGCATGAATTAGAAGAGTATCGATCTATTCATGGAGAAGACACCTATTGGAGCAATTCCATGTTTGGGGGAATGCCCACCTACCAAATGGGAGCTAATTATCCTTCAGATATAATTAAAAGTATCGATCGTTTATTAAGAACTTTTCCTACTCCCGCCAGTTATTTATTTTTGTTGTTATCCGGTTTTTACTTGTTAGGTATGGTATGGTTAAAAAATTGGAAATATGCTTTGTTGGGAAGTATTATGTTCTCTTTTTCAACCTATTTTTTTATCATAATTGGAGCCGGTCATAATGCTAAAATTCATACGATAGCCTATTTTGCGCCATTTATTGCAGGTGTATATTTACTGTATCAAAAAAAATATGTTACCGGATTTATTCTTACCACTTTATTCTTATCGTTACAAATTGCAGCAAATCATCCACAAATGACGTATTATCTGTTTTTAGCTTTAGGAATTTTTGGTTTGATTGAACTTATTCACAGCTTTAAAACGAAAACATTAAAATCTTTTGGTATTTCTTCTGGCTTTTTTCTTCTGGCAATTTTACTGGCGTTAGGAATGAATTCTACCCGTTTACTATCAACCTATGAATATTCAAAGGAAACTACGCGAGGAAAGTCAGAATTAACTATAAGTAAAAATAACGTTTCCTCTAATCAGGGTTTAGATACAGATTATATTACTCATTGGAGCTATGGCATTTTAGAGACGGCAAATTTATTTGTTCCTAATTTTATGGGAGGTGGTAACAATGAAAAAGGATTTAAAACCTCTAATCTTGAATCATCTTTACGGGAAAATATTAGATCACAGGAAGAATATACTCATTTTCAACGTGCCTTTAATGGCTCTTATTGGGGAGAGCAACCGGGTACCGTAGGCCCTGCTTATCAAGGTTCTGTAGTCATATTCTTAGCCTTTTTAGCTTTATTTTATTATAAAGGGAGATATAAATGGTGGTTAGTTGCAGCAACCGTTCTAAGTTTCTTTTTAGCTTGGGGTAAAAATTTTGGGATCTTTACTGATTTTATGATTCAGTATTTCCCATTATATAATAAATTTCGAGCTGTTTCTTCCGCTCTCGTGATTGCTGAGTTTACTATTCCTTTATTAGCTTTATTGGGTACGTATTCATATTTTATGGATGAATCTCTTACCCAAGTTTACAAAACTAAAATTTTATATATAAGTTGCGTTTTTATATTGGTTATATTATTACTTCTATATGTATTAGGATTACAAATATTTAGCTTTCATACTTCTTTAGAAGGTAATGCTATAAAATCTGAAATATTAGAAGCAATTAGAAAAGATCGTTTTGCCCTTTTCCAATCAGATATTTTACGAACTTTTTTCTTCGTTTTAGTTTGTTCTGTACTTCTTTGGGCTGCTCAAATTAAGTCCTTTAAATCAAGTTATGCGGTTTTAGCTATTGCCGCATTATCTTTAGTTGATTTATGGGGAGTGGATAAACGTTATTTAAATGATGATAATTTTGTGGACAAACAATTTTATAAAAATCCTTTTCCTACTCAAGTAACAGAAAGTCAATTAGAAAAAGCCCAAACCGATCCAACCTTGGCTCGTATTGTCAATGCAGCACCTATTAACCAGGCATTAGATATAATTAAACAAAACGATCATGCTCATTACAGAGTATTCAATTTGTTATTAAGTCCATTTAATGAAACTAATACCTCTTATTTTCATCAATCGATTGGTGGATATCATGGTGCTAAATTAAGGAGATATCAAGATTTAATAGATTTTTATTTATCGGACAGCTTAAATTTACCTATACTTGATATGCTTAATACTAAGTACATCATCACTGCCGATTCTATAATCAGACCTATTCCTAATCCTAATAATAATGGAAATGCTTGGTTTGTAAATGAAATTGTTTTTGCCAACAATGCCGATGAGGAATTATTAGGATTGGGAAAGATTGATAACAAAAGAAAAGCAGTCATAAATTCAAAATATAAAAAAGACCTTACCATAAAATCTTCCTCTGATAGTTTGTCTTCTATAGAATTAAAAGAATATTTACCGAATAATTTAACCTATGTTTCTAATAGTAAAGAGGAAAAAATAGGAGTTTTTTCGGAAATTTATTATCCACATGGTTGGAAGGCTTCAATCGATGGAAAAGAAGTTCCTATTTATAGAGCCGATTATACGTTACGTGCCTTAAAAATACCTGCAGGAAAACATACTATAAATTTTTCCTTTAATCCTCCCGTAATTCAAAAAGGAAAATATATAACTCTGGGCACTTGTCTTCTTTTTGTAATCATAAGCACTATATTATTGATATATGACTACAAAAAAAGAAGTAAATCCGCTGAGATTTCAAAAGCTTTGTAA
- a CDS encoding DUF2586 family protein, with translation MNLPKITIDFDNGVLGAVAANSDGVFGLVAHAEATEFFELNKPYMVKSMKQVAQLGIVSSTNQNLYKTLSEFYKESGEGRELWLLGMPKSTKTSNWFSVDEVTGKAPVEKLLDAANGKLTGIFTKCSPDDNENLTIVNGLDEEVLLTATNAQSLAESYTKSKYAPFFVVLEGYGFTGNVIELPNLFEYSNNRVSILLGDTEKGKGSAIGIVAGRLAKNQVHQNIGKVRDGALSNLHAYIANEPAETFDVEALNEKGFITFRTHVGKSGYYFTDDHTASPVSDDYHYLTNRRVIDKAYRITYQTLINYLLDDIDLEIDGTINPIYAKCIEGDLENALVSLMTNYGELSSNIENRDNGVKIFVDPSQNVVATSRINVVARVRPHGYNRFVDVLLGFDITKK, from the coding sequence ATGAATTTACCAAAAATAACCATAGACTTTGACAATGGTGTTCTAGGAGCAGTAGCAGCCAATTCGGATGGCGTATTCGGATTAGTGGCACATGCAGAAGCTACTGAATTTTTCGAATTGAATAAACCCTACATGGTTAAATCCATGAAACAAGTGGCTCAATTGGGCATAGTATCGTCAACGAACCAAAATTTATATAAAACCCTTTCTGAATTTTATAAAGAAAGCGGAGAAGGACGTGAATTATGGTTACTGGGTATGCCTAAAAGCACAAAAACCTCAAATTGGTTTTCAGTGGACGAAGTTACAGGAAAAGCACCGGTTGAAAAATTATTAGATGCTGCCAATGGTAAGCTTACCGGTATTTTTACTAAATGTTCACCGGATGATAATGAGAATTTAACCATCGTAAACGGATTAGATGAGGAGGTGTTACTTACTGCAACCAATGCTCAATCCTTAGCAGAAAGCTACACAAAATCTAAGTATGCACCTTTCTTTGTAGTTTTAGAAGGATACGGATTTACCGGTAATGTAATTGAATTACCAAACTTATTCGAATATTCCAACAACCGTGTATCCATACTTTTAGGTGATACAGAAAAAGGTAAAGGTTCAGCCATCGGTATCGTAGCCGGCAGATTGGCAAAAAATCAAGTACATCAAAATATTGGAAAAGTTAGAGACGGAGCTTTAAGCAATTTACATGCTTACATTGCAAATGAACCGGCAGAAACTTTTGATGTAGAAGCTTTAAATGAAAAAGGGTTTATCACCTTCAGAACTCATGTTGGAAAATCAGGCTATTATTTTACAGACGACCATACAGCCAGCCCGGTGAGTGATGACTATCATTATCTTACTAACAGAAGAGTAATTGACAAAGCATACCGAATTACGTATCAAACATTAATCAACTATTTATTGGATGATATCGATTTGGAAATCGACGGAACCATCAACCCTATTTATGCCAAATGTATAGAAGGAGATCTTGAAAATGCTTTGGTTTCGCTTATGACAAACTACGGTGAATTGTCTTCCAACATTGAAAATAGAGATAATGGAGTTAAAATATTTGTAGACCCGTCTCAAAACGTTGTGGCAACATCCCGAATAAATGTTGTGGCTCGAGTTCGTCCTCACGGATATAACCGATTTGTAGATGTGTTATTAGGCTTTGATATAACTAAAAAATAA